The Frondihabitans australicus genome includes a region encoding these proteins:
- a CDS encoding serine hydrolase domain-containing protein: MTTALPRSTPSAENIDPKGITALVDALESTEGVEPHSLMILRHGRVVAETWWAPYEPERPHLLYSVSKSFTAVAASFAIAEGMMSLDDTILSHFPELDDEITDPRSRSIRVRDVLAMSSGHDDETFARAQVIDPLDIVRGFLLIPPDHEPGSWFAYNQPCTYSVGAIIQKHSGGSLVDYLRPRLFDPLGIGHAGWQQDASGRQLAFTGLHATTGALARLGQLYLQNGQWEGRQLLSPEWVADATTSHIDTSRWDNPDWRLGYGYFFWLSEHGYRADGAYGQFSLVIPELDLVVAITEQTTDTQAVLSAVWEHLVPAIDRATEGDVEAQEQALAARLTTSALAPVAGRGGVIAPGSYAAARGNDHPSLDLVEVEVDGDGELAVTLREAEQTLRLPVGRGRWVVTDAFAASGAVEGDVLHVDVIFLETPHRLHLALVPSSQTFTARWATPPLEPSSLAELRSPA; the protein is encoded by the coding sequence GTGACCACCGCACTGCCGCGAAGCACCCCGTCCGCCGAGAACATCGACCCGAAAGGCATCACGGCTCTCGTGGACGCACTCGAGAGCACCGAGGGCGTCGAGCCGCACAGTCTCATGATCCTGCGCCATGGCCGCGTCGTCGCCGAGACGTGGTGGGCGCCGTACGAGCCCGAGCGACCGCATCTGCTGTACTCGGTGAGCAAGAGCTTCACTGCGGTCGCCGCGTCGTTCGCGATCGCCGAGGGCATGATGAGCCTCGACGACACGATCCTCAGCCACTTCCCCGAGCTCGACGACGAGATCACCGACCCGCGCAGCCGGTCGATCCGCGTCCGCGACGTGCTCGCGATGTCGTCGGGCCACGACGACGAGACCTTCGCCCGCGCGCAGGTGATCGACCCGCTCGACATCGTCCGCGGGTTCCTGCTGATCCCGCCGGATCACGAGCCGGGCAGCTGGTTCGCCTACAACCAGCCGTGCACCTACTCGGTCGGCGCGATCATCCAGAAGCACTCCGGCGGCTCGCTCGTCGACTATCTCAGGCCACGCCTGTTCGACCCGCTCGGCATCGGCCACGCCGGCTGGCAGCAGGACGCCTCGGGCCGCCAGCTCGCCTTCACCGGCCTGCACGCCACCACAGGCGCCCTCGCTCGTCTCGGCCAGCTCTATCTGCAGAACGGGCAGTGGGAGGGCCGACAGCTGCTCAGCCCCGAGTGGGTCGCCGACGCCACGACGTCGCACATCGACACCTCCCGCTGGGACAACCCCGACTGGCGCCTCGGCTACGGCTACTTCTTCTGGCTCTCCGAGCACGGCTATCGCGCCGACGGCGCGTACGGCCAGTTCAGCCTCGTGATCCCCGAGCTCGACCTCGTCGTCGCGATCACCGAGCAGACCACCGACACCCAGGCTGTGCTCTCAGCCGTGTGGGAGCACCTGGTGCCCGCGATCGACCGTGCGACCGAGGGCGACGTCGAGGCGCAGGAGCAGGCCCTCGCCGCACGGCTCACCACGTCGGCCCTCGCACCCGTCGCCGGGCGCGGCGGCGTGATCGCCCCCGGCTCCTACGCCGCGGCGCGCGGAAACGACCACCCCTCCCTCGACCTCGTCGAGGTGGAGGTCGACGGCGACGGAGAGCTGGCCGTGACCCTGCGCGAGGCCGAGCAGACGCTCCGTCTGCCGGTCGGCCGCGGCCGATGGGTCGTGACGGACGCCTTCGCGGCGTCCGGCGCCGTCGAGGGCGACGTGCTGCACGTCGACGTGATCTTCCTCGAGACCCCGCACCGGCTGCACCTCGCGCTGGTGCCGTCGTCGCAGACCTTCACGGCGCGCTGGGCGACTCCGCCGCTCGAGCCGTCGTCGCTCGCCGAGCTGCGGAGCCCGGCCTGA
- a CDS encoding LysM peptidoglycan-binding domain-containing protein, producing the protein MAGALALAGCTSLSPFTHPSGTASTATPGATASAPAAVAALSPAQKKVAAITAKEAAVAAAKPAAGTVVATAHVAAPSSLMSGAVSVTVTVVATGEDTYEIRTSDYHSSVAGAPYAIFFRQYPESVGDCIEDGVSFGYSDWGGPGVTYQSIPPTIDLSTAGDQPDFLKDVVLTTGIAAQKTTACDPWAVLAVAPLVWHLPNRHPGVAPKDTGVGTEARGTVTTTSTGSPLTYTVAPGDTETGIEARFGISQRDLHWLTAQSGEFIGHRLAAGDKLNLDPALA; encoded by the coding sequence GTGGCAGGCGCTCTCGCGCTCGCAGGATGCACGAGTCTCTCGCCGTTCACGCACCCGTCCGGCACCGCCTCCACGGCGACACCTGGCGCGACCGCCTCGGCTCCTGCTGCCGTCGCCGCCCTGAGCCCCGCCCAGAAGAAGGTCGCCGCGATCACGGCGAAAGAGGCCGCTGTGGCCGCGGCGAAGCCTGCGGCCGGCACGGTCGTGGCGACGGCCCATGTGGCGGCGCCCAGCAGTCTGATGAGCGGCGCCGTCAGCGTGACGGTCACCGTCGTCGCGACGGGCGAGGACACCTACGAGATCCGCACGAGCGACTACCACTCGTCTGTCGCCGGGGCTCCCTACGCGATCTTCTTCCGGCAGTACCCGGAGAGCGTCGGCGACTGCATCGAAGACGGCGTGAGCTTCGGCTACAGCGACTGGGGCGGCCCCGGCGTGACGTACCAGAGCATCCCGCCGACGATCGACCTGTCGACGGCCGGTGACCAGCCCGACTTCCTCAAGGACGTCGTGCTCACGACGGGCATCGCCGCGCAGAAGACGACTGCGTGCGACCCGTGGGCCGTGCTGGCCGTCGCGCCGCTCGTCTGGCACCTGCCGAACCGGCACCCGGGCGTCGCGCCGAAGGACACCGGCGTCGGCACCGAGGCTCGCGGCACCGTCACCACGACGTCGACGGGATCTCCGCTGACGTACACCGTCGCGCCCGGCGACACGGAGACCGGCATCGAGGCGCGCTTCGGCATCTCCCAGCGCGACCTCCACTGGCTCACCGCGCAGTCGGGCGAGTTCATCGGGCACCGGCTGGCAGCCGGCGACAAGCTCAATCTCGACCCAGCGCTCGCCTGA